Proteins from a genomic interval of Psychrobacter urativorans:
- the uraH gene encoding hydroxyisourate hydrolase has protein sequence MSATLSSHILDTHLGKPAADIAVTLHRIKDSGEATLLANGTTNNDGRVTPDSWQFDAAVDSAECNLANGRYTLTFDTQSYFDAQKLTAFYPQVIIDFVVSDATHYHVPLLLSAHGYGTYRGS, from the coding sequence ATGTCCGCTACCCTTTCATCACATATTTTAGATACTCATCTTGGTAAGCCTGCTGCGGATATCGCAGTTACCCTACATCGCATTAAAGACAGCGGTGAAGCTACATTACTGGCTAATGGTACGACCAACAACGATGGTCGCGTAACGCCTGATAGCTGGCAGTTTGATGCTGCTGTTGATAGCGCTGAGTGTAACTTAGCCAATGGTCGTTATACCTTAACGTTCGATACTCAGTCTTACTTTGACGCACAAAAACTGACTGCGTTTTATCCGCAAGTTATCATCGATTTCGTAGTCAGCGATGCTACTCATTATCATGTGCCACTATTATTAAGTGCTCATGGCTATGGCACGTATCGCGGTTCGTAA
- the uraD gene encoding 2-oxo-4-hydroxy-4-carboxy-5-ureidoimidazoline decarboxylase, protein MSLTLSQFNALSQEDATAQLLTCCTSSSWAQTLAGARPFADIDAMLAASDDAWNTEQTSEANLMEAFDGHPQIGNVDSLKEKYRNTQDSAAHEQSGAAEAEDQVLEDLAQGNQDYLDKFGFIFIVFATGKSAQQMLDLLLARLPNDRATELANAAAEQNKITRLRIQKLLGAA, encoded by the coding sequence ATGAGCTTAACCCTGTCACAATTTAATGCCCTTTCTCAAGAAGATGCTACCGCGCAACTCTTAACTTGCTGTACCAGCAGCAGCTGGGCACAAACGCTTGCTGGCGCACGTCCTTTTGCTGATATTGATGCCATGCTTGCTGCAAGTGACGATGCTTGGAATACAGAGCAAACCAGCGAAGCTAATTTAATGGAAGCCTTTGATGGTCATCCACAAATTGGTAACGTTGATTCATTAAAAGAAAAATATCGTAACACGCAAGACAGCGCAGCACATGAGCAATCAGGTGCGGCTGAAGCTGAAGACCAAGTACTCGAAGACCTTGCTCAAGGTAACCAAGATTATTTAGATAAGTTTGGCTTTATCTTCATTGTATTCGCTACTGGCAAAAGCGCGCAGCAAATGCTTGATTTATTATTGGCACGTCTACCAAATGATCGCGCAACTGAACTTGCCAATGCCGCTGCTGAGCAAAATAAAATCACGCGTCTACGTATCCAAAAGCTATTAGGCGCCGCATAA